The Pseudanabaena galeata CCNP1313 genome includes a region encoding these proteins:
- a CDS encoding bestrophin family protein, whose amino-acid sequence MKKKDNWFHIALRWKGSVVPEVLPRSLLCGLFGVVVYLLHILKLRVSLPIFGSIIPNIVLGLLLVFRTNTAYERFWEGRKAWGTLVNTVRNLSRQILVAISEHHPRDRQAKVAAVKLLPAFAIALKLHLRSEPINAELEANLSSEQFHRLKTMNHPPLEIAFWISGYLQEQAQQNKLDRYQLSDMIRLLHQMVDVTGICERILRTPIPLAYSIHLKQLLMIYSLSLPFQMVDQLEWMTGPIVALISFTLLGIEEIGIQIEDPFGHDANDLPLDNICNNMMQNIEDLLLVSMDKESVI is encoded by the coding sequence ATGAAAAAAAAGGATAACTGGTTTCATATTGCCCTACGTTGGAAAGGCTCGGTAGTTCCAGAAGTCTTGCCGCGATCTCTACTATGTGGACTATTTGGGGTTGTTGTTTATCTGCTTCACATATTAAAGCTGAGGGTCTCACTCCCTATTTTTGGTAGTATAATCCCCAATATTGTGCTGGGCTTATTACTTGTATTTCGCACCAATACAGCCTATGAACGCTTTTGGGAAGGACGAAAAGCATGGGGAACCCTTGTAAATACGGTGCGAAACCTATCGCGACAAATTTTAGTAGCAATTTCAGAGCATCATCCAAGAGATCGTCAAGCTAAAGTTGCGGCAGTTAAGTTATTACCAGCTTTTGCGATCGCCTTAAAACTACATTTGCGATCGGAACCAATTAATGCTGAACTCGAAGCTAACCTCTCTTCTGAACAATTTCATCGCCTCAAAACGATGAATCATCCACCCCTTGAAATTGCCTTTTGGATTAGCGGCTATCTTCAAGAACAAGCCCAACAAAACAAGCTTGATCGCTACCAGCTTAGTGATATGATTCGACTTTTGCATCAAATGGTTGATGTCACAGGTATTTGTGAGCGGATTCTTAGAACCCCAATACCCCTTGCCTATTCTATCCATTTAAAGCAATTATTGATGATTTATTCCCTATCACTTCCATTCCAAATGGTCGATCAATTAGAATGGATGACTGGGCCAATCGTCGCCTTGATTAGTTTTACTCTCCTAGGAATTGAAGAAATTGGTATCCAAATTGAAGATCCCTTTGGTCATGATGCCAATGATTTACCCCTAGATAATATCTGTAATAACATGATGCAAAATATTGAAGATTTACTGTTGGTCA